A window of Chitinophagales bacterium contains these coding sequences:
- a CDS encoding 2-phosphosulfolactate phosphatase yields the protein MEKKPTLYTALSPALLHLYDVTNSIVVIIDVLRATSTIATALYNGAKSVIPVDSVSRCIEIGRQIEGITAGERDGQIAEGLEYGNSPFEYPRDFIGGRTLVLTTTNGTRLLHMALEKGAQEIITGSFPNLQSVCNYLGERKQNVILGCAAWKDRVNMEDMLFAGAVIEAIGKNFSINCDSSHLAQSTYARAKKDLFGFMKKNDASHYHRLMNFGLEKDIKYCLTPGGADVLPVYKDGKLVVHS from the coding sequence ATGGAGAAAAAACCCACCTTATATACTGCTCTATCCCCTGCCCTGCTCCATTTATACGATGTTACCAACAGCATTGTGGTGATCATTGATGTGCTGCGTGCTACCTCTACCATCGCTACGGCCTTATACAATGGCGCTAAATCCGTGATCCCTGTGGATTCGGTAAGTCGTTGTATCGAGATCGGTAGACAGATCGAAGGGATCACTGCCGGTGAACGGGATGGACAAATTGCCGAGGGATTGGAATATGGCAATTCACCGTTTGAATATCCCCGTGATTTCATTGGAGGAAGGACGCTTGTATTAACCACCACCAATGGGACACGCTTACTTCACATGGCCCTGGAAAAAGGCGCTCAGGAGATCATCACGGGTTCTTTTCCCAATCTGCAATCTGTTTGTAATTACCTCGGTGAACGTAAACAGAATGTGATTCTTGGTTGCGCGGCCTGGAAGGACCGGGTGAATATGGAGGATATGTTATTTGCCGGCGCAGTGATCGAAGCGATCGGAAAGAATTTTAGCATCAATTGTGATTCATCGCACCTGGCGCAATCTACCTATGCACGTGCGAAGAAGGACTTGTTTGGGTTTATGAAGAAGAATGATGCATCGCATTATCATCGGTTAATGAACTTCGGGCTGGAGAAAGATATTAAGTATTGTCTGACACCGGGTGGAGCGGATGTATTACCGGTGTATAAAGATGGAAAGCTCGTAGTACACTCCTAA